The following are encoded together in the Phaseolus vulgaris cultivar G19833 chromosome 9, P. vulgaris v2.0, whole genome shotgun sequence genome:
- the LOC137820373 gene encoding chaperone protein dnaJ 49 has product MEGNKDEALRCVRIAEEAIASGNKDRAVKFIKIAQRLNGDLPIQSLLQKCERLDSQSSTAAAHGAPSSGTSSRREGLNGERSQASYTEENVQLIREIKGKSDYYAILGLEKSCSVEEIRKAYRKLSLKVHPDKNKAPGSEDAFKKVSKAFKCLSDDGSRRMYDQTGTVDDFDQGEVNTFRRRRRRTTTSTTARDFFEDEFDPDEIFRAFFGHSDVFGRNRVFRPRGMGNPHRPEVNAGSGGRHHNVMLLIQLLPFLIIVLLAYLPFSEPEYSLHKHYNYQIPKTTELHGVQFFVKSQAFDANYPMGSDGRVAVEESVIKDYRSMLRRYCQVEMQRRSWNRNLPTPHCDKLQNFAVKA; this is encoded by the coding sequence ATGGAAGGTAACAAGGACGAAGCATTGCGCTGCGTTCGGATCGCTGAGGAAGCAATCGCGTCGGGAAACAAAGACCGCGCCGTCAAATTCATCAAAATCGCTCAGCGACTCAACGGCGATTTGCCGATTCAATCATTGCTGCAAAAGTGCGAGCGCCTCGATTCTCAGTCCTCCACCGCTGCCGCTCATGGCGCGCCGTCCAGCGGTACTTCTTCTCGGCGCGAAGGTTTGAACGGGGAGAGGAGTCAAGCGAGTTACACGGAGGAGAACGTTCAGTTGATTAGGGAAATTAAAGGGAAGAGCGACTACTACGCGATTCTTGGATTGGAGAAGAGTTGCTCCGTCGAAGAGATTCGGAAAGCGTATCGGAAGCTCTCGCTGAAGGTTCATCCCGATAAGAACAAAGCGCCAGGCTCAGAAGACGCGTTCAAGAAGGTCTCCAAGGCTTTCAAGTGTTTGAGTGACGACGGTTCTAGAAGGATGTATGATCAGACCGGAACCGTCGATGATTTCGACCAAGGCGAGGTGAACACTTTCCGGCGGAGGAGGAGAAGAACGACGACGTCAACCACGGCGCGCGATTTCTTCGAAGACGAGTTCGATCCCGACGAGATATTTAGGGCTTTCTTCGGACACTCCGATGTGTTTGGGAGGAACCGCGTTTTCAGGCCCCGCGGCATGGGGAATCCCCATAGGCCTGAGGTTAATGCTGGATCAGGAGGGAGGCATCACAATGTTATGCTTCTGATTCAGCTTTTGCCGTTTTTGATTATTGTTCTGCTCGCGTACTTGCCGTTTTCTGAGCCTGAGTATTCCTTGCACAAGCACTACAACTACCAGATTCCAAAAACGACTGAGCTGCACGGGGTACAGTTCTTCGTGAAATCGCAGGCGTTTGATGCAAATTATCCGATGGGAAGTGATGGTCGTGTGGCGGTTGAGGAAAGTGTGATAAAGGATTACAGGAGTATGCTTCGGAGATACTGTCAGGTGGAGATGCAGAGACGGAGTTGGAATAGGAATCTGCCTACTCCTCACTGTGATAAGCTGCAGAACTTTGCAGTCAAGGCATGA
- the LOC137821246 gene encoding translationally-controlled tumor protein homolog produces MLVYQDLLTGDELLSDSFRYTEIENGMLWEVEGKWVVQGAVEVNTGANPSAEGGDEEGVDDQAVKVVDIVDTFRLQEQPTFDKKAFVTYMKRFIKNLTAKLEGEQLESFKKHIEGATKYLLPKLKDSQFFVGESMHDDGCLVLAYYKDGATDPTFLYFAYALKEVKC; encoded by the exons ATGTTGGTTTACCAGGACCTCCTCACAG GTGATGAGCTTCTCTCTGATTCCTTCCGCTACACTGAAATTGAGAATGGAATGTTGTGGGAAGTTGAGGGAAAG TGGGTTGTTCAAGGAGCAGTTGAAGTAAACACTGGAGCAAACCCTTCTGCTGAAGGTGGTGATGAGGAGGGTGTTGATGACCAGGCCGTCAAAGTTGTTGATATTGTTGACACCTTTAGACTCCAG GAACAACCTACTTTTGACAAGAAAGCATTTGTTACCTACATGAAAAGATTTATCAAGAATTTGACTGCCAAACTTGAAGGAGAGCAACTGGAGTCATTTAAAAAACACATTGAGGGGGCAACCAAATACCTTCTCCCTAAGCTTAAAGATTCTCAATT TTTTGTTGGGGAGAGCATGCATGATGATGGTTGCTTGGTCTTAGCCTACTACAAGGACGGTGCCACTGATCCTACATTTCTGTACTTTGCATATGCCTTGAAGGAGGTTAAGTGCTAA
- the LOC137821245 gene encoding condensin-2 complex subunit CAP-D3 produces MEMEETMARVISEIEDFRGNHEQPPLSEQTLKDLQILLNNSLSESLYDELPSKNLSPSALIAPIASAMDSSPSHHSLLASDVFLSLLLAPNAPVFTLFTPISFLSFLRALRRSCKAHSNPGPAQEASQNRKRKRAGRARAKNPQNDDDSTDAISQHNPKLLLRVLEKLVRVMDFIHLDRFPETLRSLIQTIAEIPVTALDACGNAAQYSSLLNLCSRVLREILKPEHGEPSNTAAEVLKSLCPLVLTAKSQARSFALGFVTSLGDRCDGVKKALVNFPRYLVKKAPEKAEPRALAVDSIMEVVRVVEVEDQIAFVKYVVQMTQGKANLRLLGVDLILNLVTSLKDPLGLECEGSEAWGIWCLEALVKRCSDVSGAIRARALSSLAQLVGFLSRGERTSVVLKEFLGFEKVGDENVEGTMNDMLRRRCMDDKAAVRKAALLLVTKLTSLLGGAIDEVVLKTMGMACSDPLISMRKAAIAALSEAFRTFSAETVMTEWLHSVPRLITDNESSIQEECENMFQELVLDRISRAASATSSYTASSNRKMKGKGIDSEMEMLFPDGILYLLREVCNGEVSPWVKKICTNLGKKRQMNQKIVIALQNIIRASESIWLSHSMPIEKWTAPPGAWFLLSEVSTFLSKAVDWEFLHHHWQLLDKHEVSGEFKSPIVQKNASEEESIECNTVAWASDRVFLLQTISNVSVELPPEPAADLAHNLLKRVQAFNMHSTEVDAHLKALKTLCKRKASNLEEGESLVLKWIHQVLCRASRIIEKFISGNSEKNAEGSFFTPPRSGSRKGRKSVAISKALSKAVTAIYTVGSLVIVCPSADMSNVVPLLHTIITSGSSGPKLNNLPGPSTSFQHEAPSFYIQGWLTMGKLCLADAKLAKNYIPLFVQELEKSKSAALRNNIVVMMADFCVRYTALVDCYITKITRCLLDPCELVRRQTFILLSRLLQRDYVKWRGVLFLRFLLSLVDESEKIRQLADFLFGNILKVKSPLLAYNSFVEAVFVLNDCHAHNGHRESHGSRKESKSFSIRGTDEESRSKRMHIYVSLLKQMAPEHLLATFAKLCAEILASASDGMLNIEDATAQSVLQDSFQILGCKEIRIPSTRASSESADIEEEGDSGSAARGKAITQAVKKGLIQNTVPIFIELKRLLETKNSPLIGSLMECLRIILKDYKNEIDDILVADKQLQKELIYDIQKYEAAKAKATVAEAAVGTKPKPGSNQSPDVSKNLTKTQGQTVGQSGSGNELPSDSRVASAMADAAAAATARSVLREINKGTGTPPLRSLSVPKVKSCTVMFNSKDDNRMDAIQSVRKRQSFDSDEEN; encoded by the exons ATGGAAATGGAGGAAACGATGGCGCGTGTAATCTCCGAGATAGAGGATTTCCGAGGAAACCATGAACAACCACCGCTTTCAGAACAAACCCTAAAGGATCTTCAAATTCTCCTCAACAATTCTCTATCGGAGAGCCTCTACGATGAGCTTCCATCGAAGAATCTCTCTCCCTCTGCTCTCATCGCTCCAATTGCTTCCGCAATGGATTCTTCCCCTTCCCACCACTCTCTCCTCGCTTCCGATGTCTTCCTCTCGCTCCTCCTCGCCCCAAACGCCCCCGTTTTCACCCTCTTCACTCCCATCTCCTTCCTCTCCTTCCTCCGCGCCCTCCGCCGCTCCTGCAAAGCCCACTCCAACCCAGGCCCGGCCCAAGAAGCCTCGCAAAACCGCAAGAGAAAGCGTGCCGGCCGGGCCCGTGCCAAAAATCCCCAAAACGACGACGATTCGACGGACGCCATTTCGCAACACAATCCCAAGTTGCTCCTCCGCGTGCTGGAGAAGCTAGTCCGGGTAATGGACTTTATCCACCTTGACCGTTTTCCGGAGACTCTCCGGTCGCTTATCCAAACCATAGCCGAAATCCCCGTCACCGCGCTCGACGCGTGCGGGAACGCGGCGCAGTATAGCAGCTTGCTCAACCTGTGTTCTCGCGTGCTGAGGGAAATTCTCAAGCCTGAGCATGGCGAACCTTCCAACACTGCTGCGGAGGTATTGAAATCGCTCTGTCCGCTTGTTCTCACGGCGAAGTCACAGGCGCGGAGCTTTGCTCTGGGGTTTGTGACGAGTCTCGGTGACCGATGCGATGGGGTTAAGAAGGCGCTGGTTAATTTTCCAAGGTatttggtgaagaaggcgccggAGAAGGCCGAGCCTAGAGCCTTGGCTGTGGACTCCATCATGGAGGTTGTGAGGGTGGTGGAAGTTGAGGATCAGATTGCGTTTGTGAAGTATGTGGTGCAGATGACTCAGGGGAAAGCGAATCTTCGGCTTTTGGGGGTTGATCTTATACTGAATTTGGTGACTTCGTTGAAGGACCCGTTGGGTTTGGAGTGTGAAGGGAGTGAGGCGTGGGGAATTTGGTGCTTGGAGGCGTTGGTGAAGAGGTGTTCTGATGTGAGTGGCGCGATTCGGGCGCGGGCTTTGTCGAGCCTGGCGCAGCTTGTGGGTTTTTTGTCCCGTGGTGAAAGGACTAGTGTGGTTTTGAAGGAGTTTTTGGGGTTTGAAAAGGTTGGTGATGAGAATGTTGAGGGTACAATGAATGATATGCTGAGGAGAAGGTGTATGGATGATAAGGCCGCTGTGAGGAAAGCTGCACTGCTTTTAGTTACTAAGTTGACTTCTCTTCTTGGAGGTGCAATTGATGAAGTGGTGCTCAAGACAATGGGCATGGCTTGTTCGGATCCACTTATCAGCATGCGGAAAGCCGCCATTGCAGCTCTCTCAGAG GCTTTCAGAACATTCTCCGCTGAAACAGTAATGACTGAGTGGCTACATTCAGTTCCCCGTCTGATAACTGACAATGAATCAAGCATCCAAGAAGAATGTGAGAACATGTTTCAAGAACTTGTTTTGGACCGGATATCTAGAGCTGCATCTGCTACTTCTTCATATACTGCATCTTCTAATAGAAAGATGAAAGGAAAAGGTATAGACAGTGAGATGGAGATGCTTTTTCCCGACGGAATTCTGTATCTCCTAAGAGAGGTTTGCAATGGGGAGGTGAGCCCTTGGGTGAAGAAAATTTGCACAAATCTTGGCAAAAAGAGACAGATGAATCAGAAAATTGTTATTGCACTGCAAAATATAATCAGGGCATCGGAGTCTATCTGGCTGAGTCACTCCATGCCTATAGAAAAGTGGACTGCCCCGCCAGGTGCTTGGTTTCTTTTGTCAGAGGTGTCAACATTCCTTTCAAAAGCAGTAGACTGGGAGTTTCTTCATCATCATTGGCAGCTTCTTGATAAACATGAAGTGAGCGGTGAGTTCAAAAGCCCAATTGTACAAAAAAATGCATCTGAAGAAGAAAGCATCGAATGCAATACTGTTGCCTGGGCTAGTGACCGAGTTTTCCTCTTACAAACAATTTCTAATGTTTCTGTGGAGCTGCCCCCTGAACCTGCAGCTGATTTGGCTCATAACTTGCTCAAACGAGTTCAAGCATTCAACATGCATTCAACAGAG GTTGACGCTCACTTAAAAGCACTAAAAACATTATGCAAGCGGAAAGCTTCAAATCTCGAAGAGGGAGAATCATTAGTCTTGAAATGGATCCACCAAGTTCTCTGCAGGGCTTCTAGAATAATAGAAAAATTCATTTCAGGTAATTCAGAAAAAAATGCGGAAGGAAGCTTCTTCACTCCTCCTCGAAGTGGGAGCAGGAAAGGAAGGAAATCAGTAGCAATCTCCAAGGCATTGTCTAAAGCAGTTACAGCGATTTATACAGTTGGGTCGTTAGTTATTGTTTGCCCATCTGCTGATATGAGCAATGTAGTTCCTCTACTGCATACCATCATTACTTCTGGGAGTTCTGGTCCTAAATTAAATAACCTACCCGGCCCTTCTACTTCTTTTCAACACGAAGCTCCTTCTTTTTATATTCAAGGGTGGCTAACCATGGGCAAGCTTTGCCTCGCTGATGCGAAGCTAGCTAAGAATTATATTCCTCTCTTTGTACAG GAGCTTGAAAAGAGCAAATCCGCAGCCCTTCGCAACAACATTGTGGTCATGATGGCAGATTTTTGTGTCCGGTACACCGCACTTGTTGATTG TTACATTACAAAGATCACAAGGTGTCTCTTAGATCCTTGTGAACTCGTGAGAAGGCAAACGTTCATATTGCTATCCAGATTATTGCAG AGGGACTATGTGAAATGGAGAGGAGTGCTATTTCTTCGGTTCCTTTTGTCACTTGTTGACGAATCAGAAAAGATAAGACAGCTAGCGGATTTTCTCTTTGGAAATATTTTGAAAG TCAAGTCTCCACTTTTAGCATATAATAGTTTTGTTGAGGCTGTTTTTGTACTGAACGACTGTCATGCCCATAATGGACATCGTGAGTCCCATGGGTCACGAAAGGAAAGTAAAAGTTTTTCCATCAG GGGTACTGATGAAGAGTCAAGGTCCAAAAGGATGCATATTTATGTCTCTTTACTAAAACAAATGGCTCCCGAGCATCTTCTAGCAACCTTTGCCAAGTTATGTGCCGAAATTCTAGCTTCAGCTTCTGATGGTATGCTCAATATAGAAGATGCAACTGCACAGTCTGTTCTACAG GATTCTTTTCAAATTCTGGGCTGTAAAGAGATACGCATTCCTTCTACTCGGGCATCATCTGAGTCAGCAGATATAGAAGAAGAAGGAGACAGTGGATCTGCAGCTAGAGGAAAGGCTATAACTCAGGCAGTGAAGAAGGGCCTTATCCAAAACACAGTCCCCATCTTCATAGAATTGAAACGTCTATTGGAAACCAAGAATAGTCCCCTCATAGGTTCTCTCATGGAGTGCCTCCGCATTATTCTAAAGGACTACAAGAATGAGATTGATGACATATTGGTTGCTGATAAGCAGCTGCAGAAAGAGCTCATTTATGATATTCAGAAATATGAAGCAGCAAAAGCTAAAGCAACAGTTGCTGAAGCTGCGGTTGGAACCAAGCCAAAACCAGGTTCAAATCAATCACCTGATGTTTCTAAGAACCTCACCAAGACACAAGGACAAACAGTTGGACAAAGTGGGTCAGGTAACGAGCTTCCAAGTGATTCAAGAGTCGCTTCAGCAATGGCAGATGCTGCAGCTGCTGCAACAGCTCGTTCTGTGCTCAGAGAAATAAACAAGGGGACGGGTACACCACCTCTTCGTTCTCTTAGTGTTCCTAAAGTCAAGTCTTGTACTGTTATGTTCAATTCCAAAGATGATAACCGCATGGATGCCATACAATCTGTAAGGAAAAGACAGTCTTTCGATTCTGATGAAGAAAACTAA